Below is a genomic region from Eupeodes corollae chromosome 1, idEupCoro1.1, whole genome shotgun sequence.
TTTAAAATTATGATCTAGAACATCAGGTAGCCTAAcagacaatctaataaaatatatgatttttgttgttattgtggataagatataaaaaattaaacttacctGAGAATCCTGAGTGTAATGCCTGTCCTGTACATTTGCGTTATGCGTCGAGGTTAACGAATTATCACAGTTGGATGAGTTCTTACGTCTTCTCTTATTACTACTAATATTATGATCTACTGGAGTCGTAGACATTTCTCTATCACGATCTCTATCTTTACTATAGTCTAGCTGCATTATTTCATCACGACTATCGGCCCTTTCGCGCTCCCTTTCATTGATGATTACACCACCTGCACTATTGCTGCCACTTCCTGGTATTATGGGTGTTATACTGCCACTTTCACCACCACCTCCTACTACTCCTCCTCCcactcctcctcctcctcctcctcctgcACCAATGACAGGTCCAACGCTAGGAGATCGTTCGCTTAAACATAAAGCCGAAGCTGTGGCCGATTGTAGGCTTGCATTTACAACATTATTATTTCCAACAATTGTTGTAGCACTGCTGCCGCCGCTACTTCCCTCACGATTATTACCACTACCACCGCCTCCACAACTTAAACTACTGCTACTGCGATGGTGTAATTCTCGTTCTCGATCTCGATCACGTTCGCGCTCTCGTTCACGTTCACGATCACATTCACGTTCTCGATCACGTTCTCGTTGTTCACGCTCACGTTCTCGTTCGCGTTCTCTTTCTCGTGATTCTCGATTATTAGAGGGCGATGTCGTGTCCGAATCTCTCATTCTGTCACAACTGGTTCGATAATTTAGATTTGTGTTATCTGTTAATCCTCGAacctataaaatttatattaacaaaagttctttatttttctaaggTCCGTATATTTATATAATGCGTCTTACCTGTAAGCTCTCAGCTGTTTTTAAAAAGGCAGGCAACGAACTTTGACCAACGTTCACCTCGCCTTTGTACATAAAATCGAGAAGTGATCTGATTTCTGAGTATCTGacatcttttagaaaaattatggGATGTGGGTGGTGATTTTGCAGGAAAATTGTTTCGAAATATGGGCTGCATGCTGAAAGAATTGTCTGATGCgcctaaaattataaaacaaaacattattttatattctcaTTTTCTTAATTCCTAATCAAACTCTTTTCAaggataaaatataaaaaccccTCGGtgtggaaaaaaatattataatattcaatTCAATGCAGGTGAAGAAATGTACAAacacaaaataagtaaaataaacaacagTGTAAGATTATGAGATGACAAATTTCTCTcacgtatttaatttttactgcaGCCTCTTTGGCGAGGAAAAGGTGTCGTTTTCTTGTACAGGATAAAACTACCAATGCCACGCAAAGTgaaaaagaaagatttgtaatatgaaaacataaaaaatgaaTTGTCACACAATTCCATCTGTTTCCTTGCATATTGTGCTTTTTAGTTACGTGAGGCATTTAACtgcaatgttgttttttatagtATAGTTTTAGGATATAAGAgggattttggatttttattaaaacaatttcataCCTTAACTGTTTCACCGTCACAAGCTAATGTGACATCACATAACGCCTCCCTCTGCAGTAGGGAGGTCAGCACACCAGTTAGATTAGACGGATGATTGTTCCAGCGTAGACAAAATTGCTGGTCCATAATAGCTCCTTGGTCAGTGTTGTACCTGTAAATGAGACAAAAACAAAgaactatttaataaaaagtcgaTTTAAAAGTCAAATTAAGTGTTATGGATTATATATACCACTATACGTGCGAAATTTCAAGtgacaaattgttaaaatcgaTATATCATCCATCAGCTTTGAACGGTTCGCTTTCAAAATGTGTCCTTTAATGTTTGCATTATGTAACTTAACCCTCAATCAATGATATTATGTTTACTTTACATCTATAATCACTTTGATATTAAACACTATGAtcggaatta
It encodes:
- the LOC129940505 gene encoding sex determination protein fruitless-like isoform X6; protein product: MTRYNTDQGAIMDQQFCLRWNNHPSNLTGVLTSLLQREALCDVTLACDGETVKAHQTILSACSPYFETIFLQNHHPHPIIFLKDVRYSEIRSLLDFMYKGEVNVGQSSLPAFLKTAESLQVRGLTDNTNLNYRTSCDRMRDSDTTSPSNNRESREREREREREREQRERDRERECDRERERERERDRDRERELHHRSSSSLSCGGGGSGNNREGSSGGSSATTIVGNNNVVNASLQSATASALCLSERSPSVGPVIGAGGGGGGGVGGGVVGGGGESGSITPIIPGSGSNSAGGVIINERERERADSRDEIMQLDYSKDRDRDREMSTTPVDHNISSNKRRRKNSSNCDNSLTSTHNANVQDRHYTQDSQSSKPDDVPAELQQASRLFITLLKASSHSNYKSSPAPKTGNNSESEETGGGGRRDSPLSGSQGVGLSQSLSIKQELIDAQQQQQQHHASLPPELLPSGGMKLHPEDMSSLLSSHGLQSDSREDQNDVKQMQLDQSDNIDGPGGRHHLSTPLSTTSSSSPPPPPFAMHFKNDYHHALGGHDVGIYRTGSGSIGGSIGSGGGGSNGGGHHHHHHSQGIGPTSGSGGAGGGGGGSSHNSHHQMSYHNMFTPSRDPGTMWRCRSCGKEVTNRWHHYHSHTAQRSMCPYCPATYSRIDTLRSHLRVKHPDRLLKLSSSM
- the LOC129940505 gene encoding sex determination protein fruitless-like isoform X7; this encodes MTRYNTDQGAIMDQQFCLRWNNHPSNLTGVLTSLLQREALCDVTLACDGETVKAHQTILSACSPYFETIFLQNHHPHPIIFLKDVRYSEIRSLLDFMYKGEVNVGQSSLPAFLKTAESLQVRGLTDNTNLNYRTSCDRMRDSDTTSPSNNRESREREREREREREQRERDRERECDRERERERERDRDRERELHHRSSSSLSCGGGGSGNNREGSSGGSSATTIVGNNNVVNASLQSATASALCLSERSPSVGPVIGAGGGGGGGVGGGVVGGGGESGSITPIIPGSGSNSAGGVIINERERERADSRDEIMQLDYSKDRDRDREMSTTPVDHNISSNKRRRKNSSNCDNSLTSTHNANVQDRHYTQDSQASSHSNYKSSPAPKTGNNSESEETGGGGRRDSPLSGSQGVGLSQSLSIKQELIDAQQQQQQHHASLPPELLPSGGMKLHPEDMSSLLSSHGLQSDSREDQNDVKQMQLDQSDNIDGPGGRHHLSTPLSTTSSSSPPPPPFAMHFKNDYHHALGGHDVGIYRTGSGSIGGSIGSGGGGSNGGGHHHHHHSQGIGPTSGSGGAGGGGGGSSHNSHHQMSYHNMFTPSRDPGTMWRCRSCGKEVTNRWHHYHSHTAQRSMCPYCPATYSRIDTLRSHLRVKHPDRLLKLSSSM